The following are from one region of the Synechococcus sp. CBW1108 genome:
- the hisA gene encoding 1-(5-phosphoribosyl)-5-[(5-phosphoribosylamino)methylideneamino]imidazole-4-carboxamide isomerase encodes MQIIPAIDLLDGHCVRLHQGDYNQVTRFSDDPVAQALSWQQQGAQRLHLVDLDGARSGQAVNDAAVKAITAALVIPVQLGGGVRTAARAEELLACGLDRVILGTVALEQPELVDELAARHPGRIVVGIDAKDGKVATRGWIEASSTEATELAQRFAASGIAAIISTDITTDGTLAGPNLDSLRAMAEASAVPVIASGGIGTLEHLLSLLALAPLGVEGVIVGRALYDGRVVLAEALQAIGDGRLQDPSSASMLA; translated from the coding sequence ATGCAGATCATTCCCGCCATTGACCTGCTCGACGGCCACTGCGTGCGGCTGCACCAGGGCGACTACAACCAGGTGACCCGCTTCAGTGACGACCCCGTGGCCCAGGCCCTCAGCTGGCAGCAGCAGGGGGCGCAGCGGCTGCACCTGGTGGATCTCGATGGGGCCCGCAGCGGCCAAGCGGTGAATGACGCCGCCGTGAAGGCGATTACCGCCGCCCTGGTGATACCCGTACAGCTGGGCGGTGGCGTGCGCACGGCTGCGCGGGCCGAGGAGCTGCTGGCCTGCGGCCTGGATCGGGTGATCCTTGGCACGGTGGCCCTTGAGCAGCCAGAGCTCGTTGACGAGCTGGCGGCCCGTCACCCCGGCCGCATCGTGGTGGGCATCGACGCCAAAGACGGCAAGGTGGCCACCCGCGGCTGGATTGAGGCCAGTAGCACCGAGGCCACTGAACTGGCCCAGCGCTTTGCCGCCAGCGGCATCGCCGCGATCATCAGCACCGACATCACCACCGATGGCACCCTGGCGGGCCCAAACCTGGATTCATTGCGGGCCATGGCCGAGGCCAGCGCCGTGCCGGTGATCGCCTCCGGCGGCATTGGCACCCTCGAGCACCTGCTCTCCCTGCTGGCCCTGGCGCCCCTTGGGGTGGAGGGGGTGATCGTGGGCCGGGCCCTCTATGACGGCCGGGTGGTGCTGGCCGAGGCCCTGCAGGCGATCGGCGATGGGCGCCTGCAGGATCCGAGCAGCGCCTCGATGCTGGCCTGA
- a CDS encoding Fur family transcriptional regulator, producing the protein MRLSRQRRMVLDLLWAEKSHLSARDIFEKLNNLGRNIGHTSVYQNLEALQTAGVIECLDRANGRLYGYRSDPHSHLTCSVTGAIEDLDVILPQELLDQIERHTGFTIETYTLHLTGHRRTLENPGQVR; encoded by the coding sequence ATGCGACTGAGCCGCCAGCGGCGCATGGTGCTGGATTTGCTCTGGGCCGAAAAGAGCCACTTGAGTGCCCGAGATATTTTTGAAAAGCTGAACAATCTTGGCCGCAACATCGGCCATACCTCGGTGTATCAAAACCTCGAGGCCCTGCAGACGGCAGGGGTGATTGAGTGCCTGGATCGCGCCAACGGCAGGCTCTACGGCTACCGCAGTGATCCCCACAGCCACCTCACCTGCTCTGTAACAGGCGCAATTGAGGATCTGGACGTGATCCTGCCCCAGGAGCTGCTCGACCAAATCGAGCGTCATACGGGCTTCACGATTGAGACCTACACCTTGCATCTAACCGGTCATCGCCGGACACTGGAGAACCCCGGCCAGGTTCGATAG
- a CDS encoding NAD-dependent epimerase/dehydratase family protein yields the protein MNILVMGGTRFVGKPLVERLLAQGHSLTLFSRGRNPVPAGVEHLAGDRSSPEGLQPLAGRRFDVIVDSSGRTVEDSRAVVERTGAPSHRFVYVSSAGVYADSELWPLREDSPTDPQSRHSGKLDTETWLSAEKIPFTSFRPTYIVGPGNYNPVESWFFDRIVHGRPVPLPGDGSTITQLGHVKDLAAVMDRCIGVDAAANRIYNCSSSQGITFAGLVAAAARACGKDPAAVEIRSFDPAGLDKKARKAFPLRLAHFLTDITRVQSELAWTPAYDVERALADSYANDYAQRMPTSPDFSGDSALIG from the coding sequence ATGAACATCCTGGTGATGGGCGGAACCCGCTTCGTGGGCAAGCCCCTGGTGGAACGGCTGCTGGCCCAGGGCCACTCGCTCACCCTGTTCAGCCGGGGCCGTAACCCCGTGCCAGCCGGAGTGGAGCACCTGGCGGGTGACCGCAGCAGCCCTGAGGGCCTGCAGCCGCTTGCCGGGCGCCGTTTCGATGTGATCGTCGACAGCTCGGGCCGCACGGTGGAGGATTCCCGCGCCGTGGTCGAGCGCACGGGAGCCCCGAGCCACCGGTTTGTGTATGTGAGTTCGGCCGGGGTATACGCCGACAGTGAGCTCTGGCCCCTGCGCGAAGACTCCCCCACCGATCCCCAGAGCCGCCACAGCGGCAAGCTCGACACCGAGACCTGGCTCAGCGCCGAGAAAATCCCCTTCACCAGTTTCCGGCCCACCTACATCGTCGGGCCCGGCAACTACAACCCGGTGGAGAGCTGGTTCTTCGATCGGATCGTGCATGGCCGGCCGGTTCCCCTGCCGGGGGACGGCAGCACGATCACCCAACTGGGCCACGTGAAAGATTTGGCAGCGGTTATGGACCGTTGCATCGGTGTCGATGCCGCCGCCAATCGCATTTACAACTGCAGCAGCTCTCAAGGCATCACTTTTGCTGGCCTGGTGGCCGCCGCCGCCCGCGCCTGCGGCAAAGACCCGGCCGCTGTGGAGATTCGCAGCTTTGACCCGGCCGGCCTCGACAAAAAGGCCCGTAAGGCCTTCCCGCTGCGCCTGGCCCACTTCCTCACGGACATCACCCGGGTGCAGAGCGAGCTGGCCTGGACCCCCGCCTACGACGTGGAGCGCGCCCTTGCCGATAGCTACGCCAATGACTACGCCCAACGCATGCCCACCAGCCCCGACTTCAGCGGGGACAGCGCCCTGATCGGCTGA
- the fumC gene encoding class II fumarate hydratase, whose amino-acid sequence MARLESDSMGAIEVPDQHYWGAQTQRSIHYFRFGQAMPLKLVHAFGALKAACAEVNQAKGRLAPELAALIVAAADEVASGSLDSEFPLKVWQTGSGTQTNMNVNEVIANRAIQASGGVLGSKSPVHPNDHVNLSQSSNDTFPAALHVAVAIELQRSLIPAVEALRDALGQKAEAFATIIKIGRTHLQDAVPLSLGQEFGGYVAQLELGLETLRAALPQVHQLAIGGTAVGTGLNAPAGFGEAVAARLAARIGLPFSSAPNKFQALAGHEPLAAAHGALTVLAGTLLKIANDIRWLASGPRCGLGELVLPENEPGSSIMPGKVNPTQAESLTMVAVQVMGNNTAVQLAASQGNFELNVFKPLIAHNLLESIELLSGSCVSFREHCIEGLQANESRIETLLDQSLMLVTALTPQVGYDRACAIAKHAHNQQLSLREAALVLGEISAEQFDNWVQPEKMI is encoded by the coding sequence ATGGCTCGCCTCGAATCCGACAGCATGGGAGCCATTGAGGTTCCTGACCAGCACTACTGGGGCGCCCAGACCCAGCGCTCGATCCACTATTTCCGCTTCGGCCAGGCCATGCCGCTGAAGCTGGTGCATGCTTTCGGTGCGCTCAAGGCCGCCTGCGCCGAAGTGAACCAGGCCAAGGGCAGGCTGGCCCCCGAGCTGGCGGCCCTGATCGTGGCGGCAGCCGACGAGGTGGCAAGCGGCTCCCTGGACAGTGAATTTCCACTCAAGGTGTGGCAGACGGGCTCCGGCACCCAAACCAACATGAATGTCAATGAGGTGATCGCCAACCGGGCGATCCAGGCCTCGGGGGGGGTGTTGGGCAGTAAGAGCCCGGTCCACCCCAACGACCATGTCAACCTCAGCCAGTCGAGCAACGACACCTTCCCGGCTGCCCTGCACGTGGCCGTGGCGATCGAGCTGCAGCGCAGCCTGATCCCAGCTGTGGAAGCCCTGCGTGATGCCTTGGGCCAGAAAGCCGAGGCCTTCGCCACCATCATCAAAATCGGCCGCACCCACCTGCAGGATGCGGTGCCCCTGAGCCTGGGCCAGGAATTCGGCGGCTACGTGGCCCAGCTGGAGTTGGGGCTCGAAACCCTGCGCGCTGCCCTGCCCCAGGTGCACCAGCTGGCCATCGGCGGCACGGCCGTGGGCACGGGCCTCAATGCCCCGGCCGGCTTCGGCGAGGCGGTGGCGGCTCGGCTGGCAGCGCGGATCGGCCTGCCCTTCAGCAGCGCCCCAAACAAATTTCAGGCCCTGGCGGGCCACGAACCCCTGGCCGCCGCCCACGGCGCCCTCACCGTGCTTGCCGGCACGCTGCTGAAGATCGCCAACGACATCCGCTGGCTGGCCAGTGGCCCCCGCTGCGGCCTGGGCGAGCTGGTACTACCCGAGAATGAACCTGGCAGTTCGATCATGCCCGGCAAGGTGAATCCCACCCAGGCTGAGAGCCTGACCATGGTGGCAGTGCAGGTGATGGGTAACAACACCGCCGTGCAGTTGGCGGCCAGCCAGGGCAACTTTGAGCTGAACGTGTTCAAGCCCCTGATCGCCCACAACCTGCTCGAGAGCATCGAGCTGCTCTCAGGCAGCTGCGTCAGCTTCCGCGAGCACTGCATCGAGGGGCTGCAGGCCAATGAGAGCCGCATCGAAACCCTGCTGGATCAAAGCCTGATGCTGGTAACAGCCCTCACCCCCCAGGTCGGCTACGACCGGGCCTGCGCCATCGCCAAACACGCCCATAACCAGCAACTCAGCCTCAGGGAGGCAGCCCTTGTGCTCGGGGAAATCAGCGCCGAGCAATTTGACAACTGGGTGCAGCCCGAAAAGATGATTTAG
- a CDS encoding DUF3685 domain-containing protein — MSSQLLLFAEPLLRDGLARLLTAQGDLYSAVESPQQLKGLPQLVIWQVNSPINPPVLAQELQSLHERWRPAPLLLLLPTGHGLDNEILLQLPAAGVLEAPNPQELLEAVATLLAGGRVLAVAMGEAPGIGRPSPPSGPITSPTLGLGQWLLISGLQQIDADIDAIRRLLMPPPTNLVQLLVLQGRLRELVVARQLLLLLWGPTSVAWSSPAPTPQPSQPVLAITLQQRSADGIWRAIRERLEAGTEGGLNNYSGQLLALEGLSGERRRDLLRALLHQVDELRQRFLADPAPLQPLQERWERWQPELRQQALRSLVNPYVQLPREGSLEPVADSLIRTSDLVSRDPELPDAQAMLASLVRAQPLLVDGQLLAADEPRAVLHLELLLANWLVRTADLVSAEVLASCGSWPELRRYLLQPDLLATRNLERLRNQLNAQQRWSSWVLRPINLYESRRQLFCLRDGAIRCQELTEPRDGELRQLCWLQQLVTLSLETRDALAPQVQGLLKGLGDLVVLLLTRVLGRAIGLVGRGIAQGMGRSLSRS; from the coding sequence GTGAGTTCGCAGCTGCTGCTGTTTGCCGAACCGCTCCTGCGTGATGGGCTGGCCCGGTTGCTCACTGCCCAAGGAGACCTGTATTCGGCGGTTGAATCGCCCCAGCAGCTGAAGGGTCTGCCCCAGCTGGTGATCTGGCAGGTCAACAGCCCCATCAACCCGCCTGTGCTTGCCCAGGAACTGCAGAGCCTTCATGAGCGTTGGCGGCCGGCACCCCTGCTGCTGCTCCTACCGACTGGCCATGGGCTAGACAACGAAATTTTGCTCCAACTCCCCGCAGCTGGGGTACTGGAGGCACCCAATCCCCAGGAATTGCTTGAAGCTGTCGCCACCCTGCTGGCCGGCGGCAGGGTGCTGGCCGTGGCCATGGGCGAAGCCCCAGGTATTGGCAGACCAAGCCCCCCATCCGGCCCCATAACCAGCCCAACCTTGGGCCTCGGCCAGTGGCTGCTGATCAGTGGTCTGCAGCAGATCGATGCCGACATCGACGCCATCAGGCGCCTGCTGATGCCACCACCCACCAATCTGGTGCAGCTGCTGGTGCTGCAGGGTCGCCTGCGGGAATTGGTGGTGGCCCGCCAATTGCTGCTGCTGCTCTGGGGGCCTACAAGCGTGGCCTGGTCATCCCCGGCCCCAACTCCGCAACCGAGCCAGCCGGTGCTGGCGATCACCCTGCAGCAGCGCAGTGCCGATGGAATCTGGCGCGCCATTCGCGAGCGCCTCGAGGCCGGCACCGAGGGGGGCTTAAACAATTACAGCGGCCAGCTGCTGGCCCTGGAGGGTCTAAGTGGGGAGCGCCGCCGTGACCTGCTGCGGGCCCTGCTGCATCAGGTGGATGAACTTCGCCAAAGGTTCCTGGCCGATCCCGCCCCCCTCCAACCCCTGCAGGAACGCTGGGAGCGGTGGCAACCGGAGCTGCGTCAGCAGGCCCTGCGCAGCCTGGTGAATCCCTACGTGCAACTTCCCCGCGAGGGCAGCCTCGAACCTGTAGCAGACAGTCTGATCCGCACTAGCGACCTGGTCAGCCGCGACCCCGAACTGCCCGATGCCCAAGCAATGCTCGCCTCCCTGGTGCGCGCCCAGCCCCTGCTGGTGGACGGCCAACTGCTGGCGGCCGATGAACCGCGGGCCGTACTCCACTTGGAGCTTCTTCTGGCCAACTGGCTTGTGCGCACCGCCGACCTGGTGAGTGCGGAAGTGCTGGCTAGCTGTGGCAGCTGGCCGGAACTGCGCCGCTACCTGCTCCAACCCGACCTGCTCGCAACCCGCAACCTGGAGCGGCTGCGCAACCAGCTGAACGCCCAGCAGCGCTGGAGCAGCTGGGTGCTGAGGCCGATCAATCTCTATGAAAGCCGGCGTCAGCTCTTCTGCCTGCGTGATGGCGCTATCCGCTGCCAGGAGCTCACCGAGCCCCGCGATGGCGAATTGCGCCAGCTCTGCTGGCTCCAGCAACTTGTCACCCTGAGCCTGGAAACCCGCGACGCCCTCGCACCCCAGGTGCAGGGCCTGCTGAAGGGCCTGGGAGATCTGGTGGTGTTGCTGCTCACGCGCGTGCTGGGCCGCGCCATCGGCTTGGTGGGCCGGGGCATCGCCCAGGGGATGGGCCGCAGCCTCAGTCGCAGCTAA
- a CDS encoding outer membrane protein: MSGGATSDTLLGKVRPFLGAGLGVARSRIDSLNFTFPGISPTATTTTPAGSSTGMAYLLTAGLSIPLGAKLDLDFAYRFSDLGSITTGSGQAQIVRPAASFALPIGGTNAPLQTHGVTLGLRYAF, translated from the coding sequence GTGAGCGGCGGCGCTACGAGCGACACACTCCTAGGCAAGGTGCGCCCCTTTCTGGGCGCGGGCCTTGGCGTTGCCCGTAGCCGGATCGACTCGCTCAATTTCACTTTTCCCGGGATTTCCCCCACTGCAACCACCACGACCCCCGCAGGCAGCTCCACCGGTATGGCCTATCTGCTTACCGCTGGCCTCAGCATTCCCTTGGGCGCCAAGCTAGATCTGGACTTTGCCTATCGCTTCAGCGACCTGGGCAGCATCACTACGGGCAGTGGCCAGGCCCAGATCGTCAGGCCCGCAGCCAGCTTTGCCTTGCCCATTGGCGGCACTAATGCCCCACTACAGACCCACGGGGTCACCTTGGGTCTGCGCTATGCCTTCTAA
- a CDS encoding IS5 family transposase codes for MYVFQHAGQLSIEEFYTPFGGKLDPNNRWLLLRNLIPWMPLESQYAPQFSAKTGAPAKPFQMAFGALYIQQRLGVTDRETVQLITESPYLQFFIGLSAYQAMPPFDPSMMVHFRKRIGPDLIKICNDMTKANGIAMIKEMLVSAEEDDSEQEEEQQLAAIDEALGVKPATLDPESNWGTLILDATCVPDDIPYPVDLRLLNEAREATEKIIDELFKQLQGKINRKPRCNRDKARNRFLAIIKKKKPKCAEIREVKRFQLNEIRRNLRAIDQMIHCGAMLLELGTQLYRKLLITSELYRQQQEMYDADSRRIDDRIVNLSKPHVRPIVRGKAGRRTEFGAKISISDDNGFVDVDRISWDNYNEANDLIARTKQYKEERGYYPARICADSIYMTLGNKKFCAENNIRLSGRPRKKQVEAEVQTAEQQELFKSDLRKRSVIEGRIGTSKRKYGLDRIMTKLIETSRTVITMAFFVMNAEKVLRLLRLLLSILVSVYILMLYLLASWRRPALLWAA; via the coding sequence ATGTACGTTTTTCAGCACGCAGGTCAGCTATCGATCGAGGAGTTTTACACGCCCTTCGGCGGCAAACTAGATCCTAATAATCGCTGGCTTCTGCTTCGTAACCTGATTCCATGGATGCCGCTGGAAAGCCAGTATGCACCCCAATTCAGTGCCAAGACAGGAGCACCGGCCAAGCCGTTTCAGATGGCGTTCGGTGCGCTGTACATCCAGCAACGCCTGGGAGTGACAGACCGCGAAACAGTTCAGCTGATCACGGAATCACCGTATCTACAATTTTTCATTGGCTTGAGTGCATACCAGGCAATGCCCCCGTTTGATCCATCGATGATGGTGCATTTTCGTAAGCGCATTGGCCCTGATCTGATCAAGATCTGCAATGACATGACCAAGGCCAATGGCATTGCGATGATTAAAGAGATGCTGGTTTCGGCGGAGGAGGATGATAGCGAACAAGAAGAGGAGCAACAGCTTGCTGCCATCGACGAAGCGCTAGGGGTGAAGCCTGCAACGTTGGATCCTGAAAGTAACTGGGGTACTCTGATTCTTGATGCAACCTGCGTGCCTGATGACATTCCCTACCCAGTAGATCTGAGGTTGCTCAACGAAGCGAGAGAGGCCACTGAGAAGATCATCGACGAACTGTTCAAGCAGTTGCAGGGAAAGATCAATCGTAAACCCCGCTGCAACCGGGATAAAGCTCGGAATCGGTTTCTGGCGATCATCAAGAAGAAAAAGCCCAAATGCGCCGAGATCCGTGAAGTCAAGCGCTTTCAGCTCAACGAGATCCGGAGAAACCTCAGAGCAATTGATCAGATGATCCATTGCGGTGCCATGCTTTTGGAGCTTGGAACCCAGCTCTACCGCAAGCTGCTGATCACCAGTGAACTGTACCGGCAGCAGCAGGAGATGTATGACGCTGATAGCCGGCGCATCGACGATCGGATTGTCAATTTGTCAAAACCACACGTGCGGCCGATCGTGAGGGGCAAGGCGGGAAGGCGAACAGAGTTCGGTGCGAAGATCTCAATATCAGATGATAATGGCTTTGTCGATGTGGATCGAATCAGCTGGGACAACTACAATGAAGCCAACGACCTGATCGCACGTACCAAGCAATACAAGGAAGAGCGAGGGTACTATCCAGCACGAATCTGTGCCGATTCAATCTATATGACATTAGGCAACAAGAAGTTCTGCGCAGAAAATAACATCAGACTCAGTGGCCGTCCACGCAAGAAGCAGGTAGAGGCCGAGGTGCAGACAGCAGAGCAACAAGAGCTTTTTAAATCAGACTTGAGAAAGCGTTCCGTGATCGAGGGAAGAATCGGAACGAGCAAACGGAAATATGGACTGGATCGGATCATGACCAAGCTGATTGAAACATCAAGAACGGTGATCACGATGGCGTTCTTTGTGATGAATGCCGAGAAGGTTCTCAGGCTACTGCGCCTCTTATTATCTATTCTTGTCTCTGTGTACATCCTGATGCTCTATTTGCTCGCCTCCTGGCGCCGTCCAGCGCTTCTGTGGGCTGCTTAG
- a CDS encoding fatty acid desaturase yields the protein MPQTSAPLLERDALASLNQLRNGPGALRLVSHLMTVVLGGVVWAQQGWPLALRLAGLLICGVGLATSFAPLHECCHRTAFRGRKLNDAVAWMAGLLSFYNSTYYRRYHQWHHRYTHQPGRDPELNDPVPTTVWAYLLELGGWNWWTAKLAGYRQLLWGDLSDLPYLSPKLIPQVRRSVRLQFAVYLALALGSLVSGTGFLFWFWLLPLAVGQPLLRFLLLAEHSGCSFSSDGTENTRTTLTNPAVRWLMWNMPFHAEHHLYPSLPFHALPAAHSPIAPHLSHCDRGYLAVHRQLLANLPALGLPA from the coding sequence ATGCCCCAAACCTCCGCCCCCTTGCTGGAGCGCGATGCGCTTGCCAGTCTCAACCAGTTGCGTAATGGCCCCGGAGCCCTGCGCCTAGTCAGCCACTTGATGACGGTCGTCCTAGGCGGGGTGGTCTGGGCCCAGCAGGGCTGGCCCCTTGCCCTGCGGCTGGCGGGCCTGCTGATCTGTGGGGTTGGCCTGGCCACCAGCTTTGCGCCCCTGCATGAGTGCTGCCACCGCACGGCCTTCCGCGGCAGAAAGCTGAACGACGCGGTGGCCTGGATGGCGGGGCTACTGAGCTTCTACAACTCCACCTACTACCGGCGCTACCACCAGTGGCACCACCGCTATACCCACCAACCCGGGCGCGATCCCGAGCTCAACGATCCCGTTCCCACTACCGTCTGGGCCTACCTGCTCGAGCTGGGCGGCTGGAACTGGTGGACCGCCAAATTGGCCGGCTACCGCCAACTGTTGTGGGGCGATCTCAGCGACTTGCCCTACCTCAGCCCAAAGTTGATCCCCCAGGTGCGCCGCTCGGTGCGGCTCCAATTTGCCGTCTATCTGGCCCTGGCCCTGGGGTCCCTGGTGAGTGGCACCGGCTTTCTGTTCTGGTTCTGGCTGCTGCCCCTGGCGGTTGGTCAACCCCTGCTGCGCTTTCTGCTGCTGGCGGAGCACAGCGGCTGCAGCTTCAGCAGCGACGGCACCGAAAACACCCGCACCACCCTCACCAACCCGGCCGTGCGCTGGCTGATGTGGAACATGCCGTTCCACGCCGAGCACCACCTCTACCCCTCCTTGCCCTTCCACGCCCTGCCCGCCGCCCACAGCCCCATCGCCCCCCATCTGAGCCACTGCGATCGGGGCTACCTGGCGGTGCACCGCCAGCTGCTGGCCAACCTGCCGGCCCTGGGCCTACCGGCATGA
- a CDS encoding IS1182 family transposase — MQKRKTFRPWQPEQTSLLPASPSDWLTADHQVYFLLDLVDELDLSAIVIPAQSKDPRGEKGFDPRMMTLLLLYAYCVGTVSSRKIERACYEDLAFRVLTGNQQPDHSRISEFRRRNLEALSELFVQILRLCQAAGMVSLGHVALDGTKVQANASKHKAMSHERMLKAEAQLEKEIKELMRRAEILDAQEDGKYGKGKLGSDLPKELRRREDRLKKIRHARQALEAEAAAAAARDRAKQAAEAEAAVADAAAAADAAVADASEQQKLAGKAAKAQEKAEAAKELAIEKAQEAGLEPEGLDPQPADAMPYRGLAHRADGSPTAAAQRNYTDPDSHIMKSDGNLLQGYNCQAAVDGDHQVIVAMGVSNQPPDPEHLVPMLERTMANTTQVPRTFIADAGYWSEDNVSACEKRGTDPHIATGRLPHGQPLPPIYGPIPKGLDAKGKMARKLRKKEGREIYAKRKTIVEPVFGQTKEVRGLRRFLLRGLAKVNGEWMLWGTTHNLNKLWRHLKKQRLQEAMATG; from the coding sequence ATGCAGAAGCGCAAGACCTTTCGTCCCTGGCAGCCGGAGCAGACCTCCTTGCTGCCGGCCTCACCGAGTGACTGGCTGACCGCTGACCATCAGGTGTATTTCCTGCTCGATCTGGTCGATGAGCTGGATCTGTCGGCGATCGTGATCCCTGCCCAGAGCAAAGATCCCCGTGGCGAGAAGGGTTTCGACCCCAGGATGATGACGCTATTGCTGCTTTACGCCTACTGCGTGGGCACGGTCTCCTCCCGGAAGATTGAGCGGGCCTGCTACGAGGATCTGGCCTTCCGGGTGCTTACCGGCAACCAGCAGCCGGACCACAGCCGGATCAGTGAGTTCCGGCGCCGCAACCTTGAGGCCCTGAGCGAGCTGTTCGTTCAGATCCTGCGCCTCTGTCAGGCGGCCGGCATGGTCAGCCTGGGCCATGTGGCGCTGGACGGCACCAAGGTGCAGGCCAATGCCTCCAAACACAAAGCGATGAGCCACGAGCGGATGCTCAAAGCCGAGGCGCAGCTCGAGAAGGAGATCAAGGAGCTGATGCGCCGGGCCGAGATCCTTGATGCGCAGGAAGACGGCAAGTACGGCAAAGGCAAGCTGGGCAGTGATCTGCCCAAGGAGCTGCGGCGGCGCGAGGACCGGCTGAAGAAGATCCGCCATGCCCGACAAGCGTTGGAGGCAGAAGCAGCGGCCGCCGCTGCCCGTGATCGCGCCAAGCAGGCAGCAGAGGCAGAAGCTGCGGTGGCGGATGCTGCTGCTGCTGCCGATGCCGCAGTAGCGGATGCCAGCGAACAGCAGAAGCTGGCTGGCAAAGCAGCCAAGGCGCAGGAGAAAGCAGAGGCCGCCAAGGAGCTAGCGATCGAGAAGGCCCAGGAGGCAGGCCTTGAGCCGGAAGGATTGGATCCTCAGCCGGCTGACGCCATGCCTTATCGCGGCCTGGCCCATCGGGCCGATGGCAGCCCCACAGCCGCTGCGCAGCGGAACTACACGGATCCAGACAGCCACATCATGAAAAGCGACGGCAACCTGCTGCAGGGCTACAACTGCCAAGCGGCCGTCGATGGCGATCACCAGGTGATCGTGGCGATGGGCGTCAGCAACCAACCGCCGGATCCAGAGCACCTGGTGCCCATGCTGGAGCGCACCATGGCCAACACCACCCAGGTGCCCAGGACGTTCATTGCTGATGCGGGCTACTGGAGTGAGGACAACGTTTCTGCCTGCGAAAAGCGAGGCACCGACCCCCACATCGCGACGGGCAGGCTGCCGCACGGTCAGCCATTACCACCGATCTATGGCCCGATCCCCAAGGGGCTGGATGCCAAAGGCAAGATGGCCCGCAAGCTACGCAAGAAAGAAGGCCGAGAGATCTACGCCAAGCGCAAAACGATCGTGGAGCCGGTGTTTGGTCAAACCAAAGAAGTGCGAGGGCTGCGGCGCTTCCTGCTGCGCGGGCTGGCCAAGGTGAATGGGGAATGGATGCTCTGGGGAACAACCCACAACCTCAACAAGCTGTGGCGCCACCTGAAGAAACAGAGGCTGCAGGAGGCGATGGCAACGGGATAG
- a CDS encoding thylakoid membrane photosystem I accumulation factor, protein MNQLLSQILVLLLMVGLGLGLGAGPAQASLTSNSYDGNIYALYAGNGSLVPPRSSLAQAMADQRPAVVIYYLDDDAASKQFAAVVSELQRLWNRNIELIPLVTDPLQNRADTGPSDPAHYWRGVVPQVVVFDSQGKVIFDEQGAVSVDAINASLSQATGIALPEGGTRSSTESFNELNSEVVSR, encoded by the coding sequence ATGAACCAGTTGCTGAGCCAGATCCTGGTGTTGCTCCTGATGGTGGGGCTCGGGCTGGGGCTGGGGGCTGGCCCGGCCCAGGCTTCGCTCACCAGCAACAGCTATGACGGCAACATCTACGCCCTCTATGCCGGCAACGGCTCCCTTGTGCCGCCCCGCAGCAGCCTGGCCCAGGCCATGGCCGACCAGCGCCCCGCCGTGGTGATTTATTACCTCGACGATGACGCGGCCAGCAAACAGTTTGCAGCGGTGGTATCTGAGTTGCAGCGCCTCTGGAACCGCAACATCGAGCTGATTCCCCTCGTCACCGACCCCCTCCAGAACCGGGCCGACACCGGCCCCAGCGACCCGGCCCACTACTGGCGTGGGGTGGTGCCCCAGGTGGTGGTATTCGACTCCCAGGGGAAGGTGATTTTCGATGAGCAGGGAGCCGTGAGTGTCGATGCCATCAACGCCTCACTCAGCCAGGCCACTGGCATTGCCTTGCCGGAGGGCGGCACCAGGAGCTCCACGGAGAGTTTCAATGAACTCAATTCGGAGGTCGTCAGCCGCTGA